The Trueperaceae bacterium DNA window CGTCGTCACCGGCTACGGTCTGCTGCTGCTCCTCGGTCCCTCGCCCTCGGTGGTCCTGCCGCTCTACGCGGCGCAGGCGCTCGACGCGGGCGGCGCGCAGCTGGGCCTGCTGTTCTCCGCGGTGGGGGCCGGCACCGTCCTGGCCTCGGGCGTCCAGGCGCTTCTCGGCAGCGGCAGCCGCTCGCGGGTGTTCCTGACCGCGCTGGCCGTCTGGGCCGGGGCGCTGGTCGTGTTCGCCTCGAGCTCCTCCCTGCTCCTCTGCGCGGCCGCCCTGCTCGTCCACGGCGCCGCGCGCAACGTCGTCGGCACCACCGCCGTGACGCTGATGCAGCTCCTCAGCCCCGACGAGGCCCGCGGACGCGTGATGAGCCTCAACACGCTGCTGGCCAACGGCGTGAGGCCGCTCGGCGACTTCGGACTCAGCGCCGTCATGGCGGCGACCTCGGTGGGGTTCGCGGCGGGAGCGGCCGGCGCCCTCGTCGGCCTCTACGCCGTGGCGCGCCAGGTCACGGCAGCACGTGAGCCGGCGGCCGCGGCGGCGTGAGGGAGTAGCGCTCGGGCAAGGCCGCGGCGAAGTCAGCGAGTGGCGCGCCGACGGGGCCTTGCCCCGGGTTCATCTACGCTTCGAGACGAGCTCGACGAGGTTGCCGTCGGGGTCCTCGACCAGCGCGTTGCGGTTGTCGTTGCCCGTGTCGTGAGGCTCCTGCAGCGCCGGCACGCCCGCCGCCACGAGCCGCGCGAACTCGGCGTCCACGTCGTCGGTCCAGAAGACGACGGACATGGCCGGCGCGCCCGGCGTGCCGTCCACCCCGTGCACCCGCTTGGCGGCCTCCACCGTGCCGAGGCCCACGGTGAAGCCGCCGGCCGCGAACTCGACGTGCTCGGGCGTGCCCTCGCGCGGCGTCCTGAAGGTCTCGCGCAGGCCGAGCAGGTCACGGTAGAACCTGATGCCCGCCTCGATGTCTCGCGTGTAGAGGTTGACGAGCCCTGACGAGATCATGGCGGGAGTCTAGGACGGCGTCGCCGGCCCCGTCACCTCCAGCCGAGGGCCGGCGCCACGTGCTTCAGCACCGCCTCGATCACGTGGGCGCAGTAGTCGACGCCGAGCTGGTTCGGCACCGTGAGCAGCAGCGTGTCGGCCTCGGCGATCGCGGTGTCCTGACGGAGCTGCTCGACGAGGACGTCGGGCTCGTCGGCGTAGCTGCGTCCGAACACGGCGCGCGTGTTCTCGTCGATGTAGCCGATCTTGTCTGAGTCGTGACGCTCCCGGCCGAAGTAGGCGAAGTCGCGGTCGTCGACGAGCGGGAAGATGCTGCGGCTCACCGACACCCGCGGCTCCCACGGGTGGCCGGCCTCGCGCCACGCCTCGCGGAACGCGCGGATCTGCTCGGACTGCTGCACGTGCAGCGGCTGCCCGGACTCGTCGAACTTCAGCGTAGAGCTCTGCAGGTTCATGCCCAGGCCGGCCGCCCACGCGGCCGTGGCGTTCGTCGCCGAGCCCCACCAGATCCGCCGGCGCAGGCCCTCCGAGTGCGGCTCGAGCCGCAGGAGGCCCGGCGGGTTGGGGAACATGGGGCGCGGGTTCGGCTGCGCGAAGCCCCGTCCCTCGAGCAGGTCGAGGAAGACCTGGGCGTGCCGCCTGGCCATGGCCCCGTCGTCCTCGCCCTCGCGCGGTGCGTAGCCGAAGTGCCGCCACCCGTCCACGACCTGCTCCGGCGAGCCCCGGCTGATGCCGAGCTGCAGGCGCCCGCCGGCGATGAGGTCGGCGGCGCCGGCGTCCTCGACCATGTAGAACGGGTTCTCGTAGCGCATGTCGATGACGGCCGTGCCGATCTCGATGCGCTTCGTCCTGGCGCCGATCGCCGCCAGCAGCGGGAACGGCGAGGCGAGCTGGCGCGCGAAGTGGTGCACGCGGAAGTAGGCGCCGTCGGCGCCGAGCTCCTCGGCCGCCACGGCCAGGTCTATCGACTGCTGCAGCGCGTCCGCCGCCGACCGCGTGTGCGAGTGCGGCGACGGCGTCCAGTGCCCGAACGAGAGGAACCCGATCTTCTTCGTCACCAGGCCGAGTCTGGCATGTGACGGGCGGCGCGCGGCGTTCCTGGGCTAGGCGAGCTCCTCGAGCGCGGTGGCGGCGTCCGACACGTCCACGCGTCGGCCCAGGTCGTCCGTCCCCTGGACGAGGCGGCGCCCACCACCGGCCGACGCATCGTGATGCTTCGGCCTCCCCCCACCGTCATGGACCCCTAGCGCGCGAACCTGAGGTGGACCACGTCCTCGCCCTGGACCGCCCGCACGAGCCTCAGGCCGTGCATGTCGGTGCCGACGTCGTCGAGCAGGCGCGCGCCGCCGCCCAGCAGGATCGGCACGACGTGCAGCTCCATCTCGTCGACGAGGCCGGCTGCCAGGTACTGGTTCGCCACGTCGGCGCCGCCGCCCAGCGCGACGTCGCCCCCGCCCGCCGCGCGCTTCGCCTGCTCGAGGGCCCAATCGATGCCGTCTGTGACGAAGTTGAACGTGGTGCCGTTGTCGAAGCGCAGCGGCTCCCGCGGGTGGTGGGTGATGACGAACACCTGGT harbors:
- a CDS encoding VOC family protein, with translation MISSGLVNLYTRDIEAGIRFYRDLLGLRETFRTPREGTPEHVEFAAGGFTVGLGTVEAAKRVHGVDGTPGAPAMSVVFWTDDVDAEFARLVAAGVPALQEPHDTGNDNRNALVEDPDGNLVELVSKRR
- a CDS encoding LLM class flavin-dependent oxidoreductase; the protein is MTKKIGFLSFGHWTPSPHSHTRSAADALQQSIDLAVAAEELGADGAYFRVHHFARQLASPFPLLAAIGARTKRIEIGTAVIDMRYENPFYMVEDAGAADLIAGGRLQLGISRGSPEQVVDGWRHFGYAPREGEDDGAMARRHAQVFLDLLEGRGFAQPNPRPMFPNPPGLLRLEPHSEGLRRRIWWGSATNATAAWAAGLGMNLQSSTLKFDESGQPLHVQQSEQIRAFREAWREAGHPWEPRVSVSRSIFPLVDDRDFAYFGRERHDSDKIGYIDENTRAVFGRSYADEPDVLVEQLRQDTAIAEADTLLLTVPNQLGVDYCAHVIEAVLKHVAPALGWR
- a CDS encoding dihydrofolate reductase family protein, with the translated sequence MARLRFTISMSLDGYVAGPDQRPDQALGRGGESLHDWVVRLRSWREMHGMEGGAEGVDDEVVRESTANVGATIMGRNMFGGHPGPWDAEKPWRGWWGDRPPFKHQVFVITHHPREPLRFDNGTTFNFVTDGIDWALEQAKRAAGGGDVALGGGADVANQYLAAGLVDEMELHVVPILLGGGARLLDDVGTDMHGLRLVRAVQGEDVVHLRFAR